From a single Miscanthus floridulus cultivar M001 chromosome 8, ASM1932011v1, whole genome shotgun sequence genomic region:
- the LOC136471625 gene encoding RING-H2 finger protein ATL39-like, translating to MPTLLSARSRGNNRGGEAADADGGAGGNRACYGIAACSVALLLFCALAVSVSLWMAFTFGGLALVAFGAAGCLARGANRSSDGVSAQREAAAAAGAAPRTQRRFGLPKAAINALPTFAYELSLIRGADGAEGEGGDLESGTEAAGGEPCSVCLEDVQAGEMVRQLPACKHLFHVGCIDMWLHSHRTCPVCRCNLLTPPRKVAAKAAPAPTAEAAEPPADEALPPV from the coding sequence ATGCCGACCCTGCTCTCCGCGAGGTCCCGCGGCAACAACCGCGGCGGCGAGGCGGCCGACGCCGACGGTGGGGCTGGTGGAAACCGCGCGTGCTATGGCATCGCGGCGTGCTCGGTGGCGCTGCTCCTGTTCTGCGCCCTGGCCGTCTCCGTCAGCCTCTGGATGGCGTTCACGTTCGGCGGACTCGCCCTGGTCGCCTTCGGCGCCGCCGGCTGCCTCGCACGGGGGGCCAACCGCAGCAGCGACGGCGTGAGCGCCCAGagagaggcagcagcagcagcaggagccgCACCGAGGACGCAACGCAGGTTCGGGCTGCCCAAGGCCGCGATCAATGCGCTGCCGACGTTCGCCTACGAGCTTAGCCTTATTAGAGGCGCCGACGGCGCCGAGGGCGAGGGCGGCGACCTCGAGTCCGGGACGGAGGCGGCAGGCGGCGAGCCGTGCTCGGTGTGCCTCGAGGACGTCCAGGCCGGCGAGATGGTGCGGCAGCTGCCGGCGTGCAAGCACCTGTTCCACGTCGGGTGCATCGACATGTGGCTGCACTCGCACCGGACGTGCCCAGTGTGCCGGTGCAACCTCTTGACACCGCCGAGGAAAGTCGCTGCCAAAGCGGCGCCCGCGCCCACAGCTGAGGCTGCGGAACCGCCGGCTGACGAAGCCCTGCCACCAGTGTAG
- the LOC136468873 gene encoding putative RING-H2 finger protein ATL69 — MSMLNMYPRLQLQASSVVDDADDNDDVDRHGASFGYGIAVVCVTIFVFSVLVSSSFSVWKACASAALTALLLIVAGCFAPKRWFHHRSQRPGASTELVVTVTAGGAARPGFPCPQVNVPPAFAFECPALEAGGGGEREPAPPAASCVVCSVCLEDVRGGEMVRRLPACMHIFHVGCIDMWLHSHRTCPMCRCVISPVAAVTPKASAEEAPESSDDDHDLPPV; from the coding sequence ATGTCCATGCTCAACATGTACCCGAGGCTCCAGCTCCAGGCGAGCTCCGTTGTCGACGACGCTGATGACAACGACGACGTCGACCGCCACGGCGCCTCCTTCGGCTATGGCATCGCCGTCGTCTGTGTGACCATCTTCGTGTTCAGCGTGCTCGTCTCGTCGTCCTTCAGCGTCTGGAAGGCGTGCGCCTCCGCCGCCCTGACCGCGCTGCTGCTCATCGTCGCCGGCTGCTTCGCGCCCAAGAGGTGGTTCCACCACCGGAGCCAGCGGCCGGGCGCGAGCACGGAGCTCGTTGTCACCGTCacagccggcggcgccgcccgccCGGGCTTCCCGTGCCCTCAAGTGAATGTGCCGCCGGCGTTCGCGTTCGAGTGCCCGGCGCTCGAGGCGGGTGGCGGGGGTGAGCGTGAGCCGGCGCCGCCCGCCGCGAGCTGCGTGGTGTGTTCTGTGTGCCTCGAGGACGTGCGCGGCGGCGAGATGGTGCGGCGGCTGCCAGCCTGCATGCATATTTTCCACGTGGGGTGCATTGACATGTGGTTGCACTCGCACCGGACGTGCCCGATGTGCCGGTGCGTGATCTCGCCGGTGGCTGCAGTGACACCTAAAGCTTCAGCAGAAGAGGCACCGGAGTCTTCGGATGACGATCATGACTTGCCGCCTGTGTAA
- the LOC136468874 gene encoding uncharacterized protein, with protein sequence MVAVEAAMVGHDGGAATAALEEEVKDKDFSHKFFRCLPSRFGTFVTILVRSGLNTRTPNLVLGDVMTDDTYRDDEKEEKKEKKDEKKDEKKKSVVFKATSSKGKGKQESASEDEDSSFDEFDDEKMALFV encoded by the exons atggtggcggtggaagcGGCCATGGTGGGGCACGATGGTGGCGCGGCCACGGCAG cacttgaagaagaggtgaaggacaaggacttctcccataagttcttcaGATGCTTGCCATCAAGGTTTGGCACATtcgtcactattctagtgaggagtggtttgaacaCCAGGACACCAAACCTAGTGTTgggtgatgtgatgaccgatgacacatatagagatgatgagaaggaagagaagaaggagaagaaagatgagaagaaggatgagaagaagaagagtgtggtattcaaggccacatcatccaagggcaagggaaAGCAAGAATCagcaagtgaagatgaagactcaagctttgatgagtttgatgatgagaagatggctctctttgtgtag